The following proteins are co-located in the Silene latifolia isolate original U9 population chromosome 1, ASM4854445v1, whole genome shotgun sequence genome:
- the LOC141602194 gene encoding SNF1-related protein kinase regulatory subunit gamma-1 encodes MESLQMRREEEEKEMETWSPEAKLGKKVEDLWENQEDKLSPTEKLNACFESIPVSSFPTADQASQVEISSDCSLAEAVSILSENKLLSAPVVDSQAPDDATWIERYLGVVEFAGIAVWILHQSDSDETNRVLPTEKGNGHVAMAASAVNQPTKLGNMSPRSAAVTSGNFFGALTASELYKKTKVRDISGSFRWAPFLALQETNSMLTVLLLLSKYKMKSVPIVGGPKIENIITQSAVIHMLAECADLHWFENWGTKKLTDLGLPLMNAKQVIKVYEDDPVLEAFKVMRLKSVGGIPVVERDGKAVGNISIRDVQFLLTAPEIYKDCRSITAKDFLVASKKYREEHRERSTPVLSGMVTCKKESTLNEVIRTLDKLKIHRIYVVDEDDNLQGLITLRDIISKLVHEPHNYFGDFFYGVIPMPPNSRV; translated from the exons atggAGTCGTTGCAGATGAGAAGAGAGGAAGAAGAGAAAGAGATGGAAACATGGAGTCCAGAAGCAAAGTTAGGGAAAAAAGTAGAAGATTTATGGGAAAATCAAGAAGACAAACTTAGTCCTACTGAAAAACTTaatgcttgttttgaaagtatTCCTGTTTCTTCTTTTCCTACTGCTGATCAAGCCTCTCAAG TTGAGATAAGCTCAGACTGCAGTCTGGCAGAAGCTGTGAGCATTCTTTCTGAAAATAAACTTCTGAGTGCGCCGGTTGTGGACAGTCAGGCACCAGATGACGCGACTTGGATTGAAAGATATCTTGGAGTTGTAGAGTTTGCTGGAATTGCTGTGTGGATATTACATCAG TCCGATTCTGATGAAACCAATCGTGTACTGCCCACGGAAAAGGGGAATGGACATGTTGCTATGGCTGCAAGTGCAGTCAATCAGCCTACTAAACTCGGAAACATGAGCCCAAGATCGGCTGCAGTGACTTCTGGAAACTTTTTTGGTGCACTTACAGCATCTGAACTGTATAAGAAAACCAAG GTAAGAGATATTTCAGGTTCATTTCGGTGGGCTCCATTTCTCGCATTGCAGGAGACAAACTCGATGTTGACGGTCCTGCTTCTACTCTCAAAATACAAAATGAAGAGCGTACCTATTGTTGGTGGACCCAAGATCGAGAATATTATAACGCAGTCGGCGGTTATTCATATGTTGGCTGAGTGTGCTGACCTTCATTGGTTTGAGAACTGGGGAACCAAGAAACTAACTGATCTCGGTCTTCCACTAATGAACGCTAAACAAGTAATCAAG GTGTACGAAGATGATCCAGTTCTCGAAGCCTTCAAAGTGATGAGGCTAAAGAGTGTAGGAGGGATCCCGGTGGTAGAGCGTGATGGAAAAGCAGTCGGTAATATTAGCATACGAGATGTTCAGTTCCTTCTAACCGCGCCAGAGATTTACAAGGATTGCAG ATCCATCACAGCCAAGGACTTCTTGGTTGCTTCAAAAAAGTACAGAGAAGAACACCGCGAACGTAGCACCCCTGTACTAAGTGGGATGGTTACTTGCAAAAAGGAAAGCACCCTTAATGAAGTCATTCGGACCCTTGATAAGTTAAAGATCCATCGCATCTACGTGGTGGATGAAGATGATAATCTCCAAGGACTTATCACTCTTAGGGACATCATCTCCAAGCTCGTGCATGAGCCACACAACTACTTTGGCGACTTCTTTTATGGTGTAATACCAATGCCTCCGAACAGCAGGGTATAA